The following is a genomic window from Polycladomyces zharkentensis.
TGCCGCAATCAGCCGAAGGATATTTGCTTCTCGCCATGATTTTCGAACGGTTGGAGCAAACGGCGGAAGCCGGAGAGACGTATCGCAAACTCCTGCGGGAACATCCCGATTTCAGTCCCGCCTATCGCGAATACGCCCGGTATCTGCTCGCAACGGAAGGGATGTTGCAAGCGGCGGAATCGCATTTGTTGCGCGGTTTGGAGTTGAATCCGCGTGACGGTCTGGGACACGCCCTGCTGGCGGAAGTGTATGCCGGTACAGGTCGGCGGCGGCAGGCGCTGTTGCATTTGGAAATCGCCAACTGGTATCACGAAGGGGACACGCTTTTGCACCAGCGTTGTGCCAAAGTGTTGATGCAAGTGGGGGAATTTCATCAGGCCGTGGAACACCTCCGGTTGGCAGTCGAAGCCGACCCGAGAAACAAAGAGATCCGTTCCCTGTTTCGCGTCGTGAAACGTTCGCAGGAAAAGAAGCGCGCCTTTTCGTTCCCGGTATTTCCGTTCTTTCGCAAAAGGGTTCGCTCTTAACTTTTCCTCAAGAAAAATTCAAGCAAATATCGACAAATTTCGAGAATAATGGTACAATGTCCAACGAAGGTGAACGATGTTCATCTTCCTTGCTCAATCGTGCCGGTCATCGGTGCGCAGATCCCATGACCACTCACGCATGGGATCCGGCTGGCAACAGCCCGTAGCTTTAAGCTACCACGCTTCATAACTCCTAATCTTGACCCTCTTTCATGTGGCCAGGAATCTCCTGGTCTTTTTCTTTATGAGCGGGTATTGACCGATCCGATAAAATCGGGTATCCTATAATTGATATTGAGAATCAATATCAATTAAGCTTTTGATCCTTCCCTTTTGATGGAATGTGCATGAAACCCCTTTTGCCTGCCTGCCCGGCGGGCTTTTCTTTTTATCCGTTGGGGGAGTTCGGTTGACGATGATTCTTCAGCGGGGTAAGCTGAGAGAAAACCATGTGTACCCTACGGGCGCGGGTGAGGTGAAGGGAATGATGTCTTCGGGCGAGTGGACCGCCATATGCGGTCGCGTGGTACTGGCGGATGGCATATTGGATGACGGAATGGTGGTTTTTCAGGGGGAACGAATCCTGTATGCAGGTCCGTGTTTGGAGGAGTACGGGCAACGGGGGGTTGTGCAAAAAACGACCGGGTTTATCTGGCCCGGCTTGATCGATGTACATGTTCACGGTGCAGGTGGAGCGGATGTGATGGACGGAACGCCGTCATCGCTTCGCACCATGGCGAAGACATTGGCACGACACGGGGTTACCGGTTTTTTGGCTACGACCGTGACGATGGATCGCCCACGTCTGGAGAAGGCATTGGCCAATGTGGCCGCAGAAGCTCCACGAATGCGGGAAGGTGCGGAAGTATTGGGGGTCCATCTGGAAGGGCCGTGGATTTGTCCGCGTCATCGTGGTGCACAAAACCCGGCGTACATCACCGATCCCCGACCGCAAGATGCCGAATGGGCATGGAATGCCTCTGACGGATGGCTCAGATGGGTGACATTGGCCCCGGAACGTCCGGGAGCGCCGGAGTTGATTCGCCGTTTTGCCGATCGCGGTGTGGTGGTTTCCGCCGGTCACACAGGTGCGACATATGAGGAGATGCAGGAAGCGATCGCTGCCGGGGTGACACACGCCACGCACTGTTTCAATGCCATGACCGGTCTTCACCACCGTCAACCGGGGACAGTCGGAGCGGTGTTGTCGGATGACCGCTTGACAACAGAAGTGATCGCTGACGGCTTTCATGTTCATCCCGCAGTGATTCGCTTGCTGGCCAAGGTGAAGGAACGGGACAGTCTGTTGTTGATCACCGACGGCATTCGTGCCGTTGGACTCCCGGACGGCAGATATGAGCTGGGAGGTCTGACCGTATATGCCAAAGCGGGGAAAGCGACGCTGGAGGACGGTGGATTGGCCGGCAGTTTGCTGACGATGGATGAAGCGGTTCGCAATATGGCGCGTTATGCGCATATCCCCCTATGGAAAGCAGTCCGTATGGCATCCCTCGCACCTGCGAAAAAACTGGGGTTGGATGACCGGATGGGCAGTCTGGAAACCGGGAAACTGGCCAATATTGTGTTGACGGACGAAAATTGCCGGGTTCTTCGCGTATGGGTCAAGGGGCGCTTGATCGCAGAAGCGGAGAAAAAGGAGTGAAGAGATGCACCATGGGTTTTCATCCGCTGTATCTAGCTTTTTTTTCGCACTATCACACTGAGGAGTATTGGGAGGCGCACGAAGTACTGGAGGAGCTGTGGCAAACCCAGCGGCACAACGATTTTTACCATGGCCTGATCCAAGTGGCTGCGGTGATGCATCAGCTGAAACGGGGAAAAATCCGCGGCGCCCGCAAGCTGGCCCGCTCCGCGATCGGATATTTGTCGCCTTTTTTCCCTGAGAAGGACGGTGTCAATGTGAGCCGCGTGCTGGAGTGGTTGCGGCAGTGTCTGTCTACGCTTCCCGAAGAATCGTCGATCCTCGACCCTCAGGAAGTGGAGGCACTGGGGCTGGGTGTCTGTCCTCTGCCGGCTCTGCACCTGGAGAACGGGAATGAATCGCATGATGAAGGCGGTTCAGACGCCTCTTGAGAACAAGAACGGACGGGTGATGGAGCCATCGCGAGAATGGTTGTGCCCTGATCATGGATCGACTTGCGTGAAGGGTGACCATTCGTTAGTGGAAACGGAAGCGAGCGGAAAAAGGCTTAACCGGACGCGTCCCGGTTCATCAGATGATAGTCCCCCGGTTTTGGGCGGACTTTTTTTTGAAATACAAAGAAACGGTATGCACCATCCGCCCGTGTTCTCAATAAGTTAGAGGTAGAATGAGGCAAAGGAGAGAGAACGATGAAAGGGCGCAGATGGACGGAAGAAGAAGATCGTTTGCTGGTAGACACCGTTCTCCGCTGTATCCGGGAAGGTGGATCACAATTGGATGCGTTCGCTGAAGTAGGCGAAAAGGTGGGTCGAACACCCGGTGCCTGCGGTTTTCGGTGGAACGCGGTGTTGAGGAGAAAAGAAGCGGCCGCTTTTCAGGAAGCCAAGCGGCAGCGTGTGGCCAAACAATTGAAAAAACGACAATCCGCGGAGCAGTTCCACTTTCGGGACATCCTCTCGTTTCTCCAAAAACATGGGGAAGAGTGGGAACGAACTCGTAAGCGTATAGAGGAGCTGGAAAACAAGAAAAAAGAGCAGGAGCAGGAGTTGGCACGACTGATGGCGGAGCGAGAACAACTCACCCAACCCGTTTTTAGCGGGGATTCGATGAGCCGATTGCTGAAGCAGTATCAGCAACTGCTGAAAGTGATGCAGGTGTTGCGTAAGTCGGACCCGATTGTATCGGAAGCGAGACAACGGATGACCGTACCTGCCGACCCGACGGAAGCCGATTCTTTATTGGATCAGACGAGCGTGGATACGAACAGTGACTCCCATTCATAAACTGAGTTAGAGAGTCAGCCGAGAAAGAGGTGCAGTCGTTGTCCCGTTCGTGGAGTGAAGAAGAGGACCGGAAGTTGATCCATTGGGTGACTTTGTGTCAAAAGGTGGGATTGGCAAAAAAACAGGTATTTGAAAAAACAGCAGAAAAAATCGGAAAAACGCCGAACTCTTGTTATGAACGGTGGAAGCAGATTCAAAGCGCCCCCCAAGAGACATTGTGGATCTCGTCGAAAAGATTTCGAAACCAATGGGAACGGGAACAAAAGCAACTGTCAGAACGAATCAATAAGTTGGAGAAACTGGTCGAATCCCAACAAAAGCAATACGAAACGTTGTTAAAAGAGAATCAGAAGCTGAAAGGTGACATGAAGTTTTTTGAGATGATGCTGCTGGAGGAGTATCATTTGTTGCTGGAGTTGTTGGGCAAACGAAATCATGCGCGCATTCATGATTTTTGATTGCAAGTCGTATGGTCCGGATTGGCTCCCCCTTTTGTAAAAAAGGGGGTTTTGTCGATAACGAACAAAGGACCCTGTTGCGGGTCCTTTGCAAAAACGATGGATGGAAAAGTCCCCTGAGGGAACAGGGGAGCAACAGGTCAGCATCAGTAACCGAAGCCGACACCGGCGAAGACAAAGATAGTGGCGATGACCAACAGGAAGATCAGCAGTCGGCGCAGGCCGATGCCGAAACCGTAGCCGTAACCGTAGCTCACGCGATCGTCCCCTTTAACAGAATTTTGTTTTTGCTGTCGTCCTTAGTAGCCACCAAAACCGACACCGGCGAAGACGAAGATGGTGGCGATGACCAACAGGAAGATCAGCAGTCGGCGCAGGCCAATGCCGAAGCCGTAGCCATAACCGTAGTAGCCCATTTTCTCCCCTCCTTTCAATGGCATCATGGGATGTCGGTCAACACTAGTAACCGAAGCCGACACCGGCGAAGACGAAGATAGTGGCGATGACCAACAGGAAGATCAGCAGTCGGCGCAAACCGATGCCGAAGCCGTAACCGTAACCATAGCCCATGGATCGTCCCCCCTTTCTTTCTATCTCAAAATGAAGCTAACAAGTGTAACCGAAGCCGATACTGGAGTAAACGAAGATATGGGAAATTACCAACAGGAAAATCAGGAGGCGGCAGAGGCCGAAGCCAAATCCGTAGCAGGCATTTCGGCTTCCTCCTTTTGTTCCCGGTTGCTATACCTTATGCTATGCAGATTTTCGGTGTACAGGCGGATACCCGTGGGCAAAAGAACCAATTACAGAAAGTCGTCGAAAGCGCCGAAAAACCAGAAAATCGTGGCGATGATCAGAAGGTACAGCAACAGTACTCTGTAAACAGCGTTCTCGTAGTAAGGGTAGTCGTACCAGTAATCCCACAAGGGCCAACACCTCTTCTTTTTTTGCTGCGGTGAGGGTGATGTTTTAGCATATTCCATTTTGCAGCAGACGGTTTTTGAACGTCTGTCCCGTTTTGATGTGCGGCGGGATTTGGGCGCCCAAACGGGGCGGTTGTCCGTTCCGTGCCCGGTGTCCCGACATAAGGTGAAGGGAGGATATTAACTGATGGAGGGATTGGACATGGCGGGACGCGAGCCGTCTATCAGAGAGTTGACGCATATGATCAACTCCATTTTGGGCCAACAGGTGTTGACCGAACAGCAGTTGCAGGGCATTTTGGAAGGTGCCAGAAGAGCGGGGGAAAGAGGCGGCATGAGTGCCGTGTTGGACTATTTGCTCCATGTGACGCAAGCCGACGTGGACAAGAAGGAATTGCAACAATTTGCCGATTCGGTTCGTTCCAACCCACAGATGGGCATGGATATCTTGCATGGCAAACGAAAACGTCCCGGTGGCGGGGGAAGGCGCTGACAAGAAGGAAAAGTTCACCGGACAAAAGTTTTAACTGACATATCCAGGACGCGGAACGCTGTCGGCAGTCTCGACGGGTCTCCCGTCTTTTTTCTTTTTTAGCTGACCGCTGGTATAGCGATCAACAGGAAGACCAGACTAATGTCATGGAATAACGGAAGTGCAGGATTGAGAAGAAGGTGTGGTTTGATGCAAATCAAAGCGGTGGAAACATACCCATTGTTTTGGCAACTCTCGGAGTCTTACGGTGATGCCAACGGATGGAAAAATTATCGGGCAAGTATGTGGTTTCGGATTTGTACCTCTTCTGGCCTCACGGGGTGGGGAGAGTGTACGGACTGGCTACCCACGTTGGTGAAGGGTTTCAAAGATCGTGTCATTCCTTATTTGCTCGGCAAATGTTGTCTCAACCGCGGCGAGCTGGTGGCCACTGTCCGCAAGTGGCATCCGCGCATCGCGGCGGGTCTCAGCATGGCGCTGACAGAGATCGTAGCCAAACGTGCAGGGTTGTCAGTTTGCGATTTGTGGGGTGGCCGGAGGAGAAACGAGGTGCCGGTCTACGCCTCCTTCCAATCCTACACG
Proteins encoded in this region:
- a CDS encoding tetratricopeptide repeat protein; this encodes MAGSGTALGSDWSFQPSDKLLGSLDYRRSRARLLRRIASDPQASHYLELAWLEYRKRHYEAAKETVEKALQQMPQSAEGYLLLAMIFERLEQTAEAGETYRKLLREHPDFSPAYREYARYLLATEGMLQAAESHLLRGLELNPRDGLGHALLAEVYAGTGRRRQALLHLEIANWYHEGDTLLHQRCAKVLMQVGEFHQAVEHLRLAVEADPRNKEIRSLFRVVKRSQEKKRAFSFPVFPFFRKRVRS
- the nagA gene encoding N-acetylglucosamine-6-phosphate deacetylase, whose translation is MILQRGKLRENHVYPTGAGEVKGMMSSGEWTAICGRVVLADGILDDGMVVFQGERILYAGPCLEEYGQRGVVQKTTGFIWPGLIDVHVHGAGGADVMDGTPSSLRTMAKTLARHGVTGFLATTVTMDRPRLEKALANVAAEAPRMREGAEVLGVHLEGPWICPRHRGAQNPAYITDPRPQDAEWAWNASDGWLRWVTLAPERPGAPELIRRFADRGVVVSAGHTGATYEEMQEAIAAGVTHATHCFNAMTGLHHRQPGTVGAVLSDDRLTTEVIADGFHVHPAVIRLLAKVKERDSLLLITDGIRAVGLPDGRYELGGLTVYAKAGKATLEDGGLAGSLLTMDEAVRNMARYAHIPLWKAVRMASLAPAKKLGLDDRMGSLETGKLANIVLTDENCRVLRVWVKGRLIAEAEKKE
- a CDS encoding DUF309 domain-containing protein; protein product: MGFHPLYLAFFSHYHTEEYWEAHEVLEELWQTQRHNDFYHGLIQVAAVMHQLKRGKIRGARKLARSAIGYLSPFFPEKDGVNVSRVLEWLRQCLSTLPEESSILDPQEVEALGLGVCPLPALHLENGNESHDEGGSDAS
- a CDS encoding Myb-like DNA-binding domain-containing protein, whose amino-acid sequence is MSRSWSEEEDRKLIHWVTLCQKVGLAKKQVFEKTAEKIGKTPNSCYERWKQIQSAPQETLWISSKRFRNQWEREQKQLSERINKLEKLVESQQKQYETLLKENQKLKGDMKFFEMMLLEEYHLLLELLGKRNHARIHDF